The following DNA comes from Burkholderiales bacterium.
ACGGGTACTGGAGGCGATGCTGCCGTATTTAAAAACAAATTACGGTAATGCCTCAAGCCGCCACGAGTACGGGACGCAGGCGAGAAAGGCAGTGAACCGCGCGCGCGCGCAGGTCGCTGCGGCAGTGGGGGTTGAACCCGTGCAAGTCGTGTTTGGCAGCGGAGGGACCGAGGCCAACAATACCTTCATCAAGGGCGCCGCAGCGCAGCTTAATCCTTCGCAAATAGCGGTGAGCGCAATCGAGCATCCCTGTATTGGCAAGCCGGCGCAGGAATTGACACGGCTAGGTTGGAAATTGCGCAAGCTGGCGGTGGATAGCGAGGGCAGGGTTGATCTTGCCGACGTGAAAGCGGCGCTTGCACACCCAACGGGCATAGTGTCAGTGATGCTAGCCAACAATGAAACCGGCGTGATCCAAGATGTGGCCGCAGTGGCCGACGTAGCACGACGGCAGAATGCGTGGGTGCATACTGATGCAGTGCAGGCTCTTGGAAAAATCGCCGTGGATTTCAGCGCGCTCAACGTGCATGCGATGACAATTTCTGCGCATAAAATCTACGGTCCCAAAGGCGCCGCCGCGCTGATTTTGGACAAGCGCCTCGAGGTGAAACCGCTGCTGTCGGGCGGCGGGCATGAGAGAGGCATGCGTTCAGGAACTGAAAACGTTCCCGCCATCGTCGGATTTGGCGTAGCGTGCGAACTGGCGCAAAATCGCCTGCAAAAATTTGCGTCTGAATTGCAACTCATGCGCGACCGTCTGGAACAAGGTTTGACGAGCATGGGCGCCCGGATATTCGGCGGCAATGCGCGGCGATTGC
Coding sequences within:
- a CDS encoding cysteine desulfurase family protein, which codes for MTRMGLPVYFDHNATTPLDARVLEAMLPYLKTNYGNASSRHEYGTQARKAVNRARAQVAAAVGVEPVQVVFGSGGTEANNTFIKGAAAQLNPSQIAVSAIEHPCIGKPAQELTRLGWKLRKLAVDSEGRVDLADVKAALAHPTGIVSVMLANNETGVIQDVAAVADVARRQNAWVHTDAVQALGKIAVDFSALNVHAMTISAHKIYGPKGAAALILDKRLEVKPLLSGGGHERGMRSGTENVPAIVGFGVACELAQNRLQKFASELQLMRDRLEQGLTSMGARIFGGNARRLPNTSYFAFPRVGGETLVIELDRAGYAVASGSACSSVSHDPSPTLLAMGVAPEIAEGAVRVSLGKDNEMREIVEFLQAISMVLSRLQRLAAVAV